From one Natronorubrum sediminis genomic stretch:
- a CDS encoding tetratricopeptide repeat protein, translating to MTDREGDRDHRFSEGEGFGDTYDEFDLDPPELGVDPSKVDPVDSRVVTDTLDSHNIDQDDVAASELLDVGLNYMQINRFEQATAAFERTARFADDERIEQEAWVNKGVAHAELEEWDEAIGAHREALEVDDSSEHAATAETNLAYALWEFGETAQALEHAERAIEIDERFAEGWFNRAFFLSERGLAEDALHCIDNAIRLGLRNAKVLEEKAEILEELGEYDEAEEIAEEANALLEQAEQDVMEERREMNGQGQAAGTGGPAGGPPRENLDAQDLTDPGRSAPDADSENGDEEWRLE from the coding sequence ATGACTGACCGAGAGGGCGATCGCGACCACCGATTCTCCGAAGGCGAGGGGTTCGGTGACACCTACGACGAATTCGATCTGGATCCGCCGGAACTGGGCGTCGACCCCTCGAAGGTCGACCCCGTCGACTCCAGGGTTGTCACCGACACGCTCGATTCGCACAACATCGATCAGGACGACGTCGCGGCGAGTGAGTTACTCGACGTCGGCCTCAACTACATGCAGATCAACCGCTTTGAGCAGGCGACTGCCGCGTTCGAGCGGACCGCGCGTTTCGCCGACGATGAACGCATCGAACAGGAAGCGTGGGTGAACAAAGGCGTCGCCCACGCGGAACTCGAGGAGTGGGACGAAGCGATCGGTGCCCATCGCGAAGCGCTCGAGGTGGACGACTCGAGTGAGCACGCCGCGACGGCCGAGACGAATCTCGCGTACGCACTCTGGGAGTTCGGCGAGACGGCGCAAGCGCTCGAACACGCCGAACGCGCCATCGAAATCGACGAACGCTTCGCCGAGGGTTGGTTCAACCGAGCCTTCTTCCTCTCAGAACGAGGCCTCGCAGAAGACGCCCTGCACTGCATCGACAACGCGATTCGCCTCGGCTTGCGTAATGCGAAGGTCCTCGAGGAAAAGGCCGAAATTCTCGAGGAGTTAGGCGAGTACGACGAAGCCGAAGAGATCGCAGAGGAGGCAAACGCGTTACTCGAGCAGGCCGAACAGGACGTCATGGAAGAACGTCGAGAGATGAACGGCCAGGGACAGGCTGCCGGCACCGGCGGACCGGCTGGTGGGCCCCCTCGAGAGAATCTCGACGCACAGGATCTGACCGACCCCGGCCGTAGCGCTCCCGACGCCGACTCCGAAAACGGCGACGAGGAGTGGCGACTCGAGTAA
- a CDS encoding DUF424 domain-containing protein, with protein sequence MIVTEQETPEGLLVTVCDEDALGETFETDDVSLTVTEEFYGGEVVDEEAVADSLARATVSNIVGTRSVEFAIEAGFVDEANVLEIGSTLHAQTLRL encoded by the coding sequence ATGATCGTCACAGAACAGGAGACGCCGGAGGGGTTGTTGGTCACGGTCTGCGACGAGGACGCCCTCGGCGAGACGTTCGAAACAGACGATGTCTCCTTGACCGTCACCGAGGAGTTCTACGGCGGCGAGGTGGTCGACGAGGAGGCCGTTGCCGACAGCCTCGCACGGGCGACCGTCAGTAACATCGTCGGGACGCGCTCGGTCGAGTTCGCGATCGAAGCAGGATTCGTCGACGAAGCGAACGTCCTCGAGATCGGATCGACGCTTCACGCGCAGACGCTTCGGCTTTGA